In a genomic window of Vallitalea okinawensis:
- a CDS encoding anti-sigma factor family protein → MNCNEIRDLISLYIDDELNTTEQIQFEEHIASCEACKYELEMLKEIVGTLNETEITPLPNDFHEDLMEKIHEIERENHEIKEQNNKFVSFLSQLFKKKFMVPAVSIACIMLLLVVARNPLIMNDGLMVEKAEKSTNKMAAYDTAALEESAEESKADNKSDMPMAASETTNAASMKNESKEDIHVDSEEASIEEIQVAGETELTLTFGDTEASPEFSEMYGAADKIIDEFSTYEEIFTHIVNDLSELEATAIQLSSLKETNQLDEKALIDNLRFQFGQMNFYSSTELPQEDFYSIVVIQEETSDGITVILQVLNEEFDLYKEYNVEAQESGMMLREIIESE, encoded by the coding sequence ATGAATTGCAACGAAATTAGAGATTTAATATCTTTATATATAGATGATGAATTAAATACAACTGAGCAAATTCAGTTTGAAGAGCATATTGCATCTTGTGAAGCATGCAAATATGAATTAGAAATGTTAAAAGAAATTGTAGGAACACTCAATGAAACTGAAATCACTCCATTACCTAACGATTTCCATGAGGATTTGATGGAAAAAATTCACGAAATAGAGCGAGAAAATCATGAGATTAAAGAGCAAAATAATAAATTCGTTTCATTCTTGTCACAGTTATTTAAGAAGAAGTTTATGGTGCCTGCTGTGTCGATAGCGTGTATTATGCTTTTACTCGTTGTAGCAAGAAATCCACTTATTATGAATGATGGTCTTATGGTGGAGAAGGCTGAAAAGAGTACTAATAAAATGGCCGCTTATGATACTGCTGCACTAGAAGAATCCGCAGAAGAATCTAAGGCGGATAATAAGAGTGACATGCCTATGGCAGCTAGTGAAACTACCAATGCAGCTAGTATGAAAAATGAATCTAAAGAGGATATTCATGTTGATAGTGAAGAGGCAAGTATAGAAGAAATTCAAGTAGCTGGAGAAACTGAATTGACTTTAACATTTGGGGATACAGAAGCTTCACCAGAATTTTCTGAGATGTATGGTGCTGCTGATAAGATAATTGATGAGTTTTCAACTTATGAAGAAATCTTTACTCATATAGTCAATGATTTAAGTGAATTAGAAGCAACAGCTATCCAATTGTCATCTCTTAAAGAAACAAATCAATTGGATGAAAAAGCTTTAATTGACAATTTGAGATTCCAATTTGGGCAAATGAATTTTTACTCATCAACCGAATTACCACAGGAGGATTTTTACTCAATTGTAGTGATTCAAGAAGAAACAAGTGATGGAATCACTGTTATCCTTCAAGTATTGAATGAAGAATTTGATTTATATAAAGAATATAATGTAGAAGCTCAAGAAAGTGGCATGATGCTAAGAGAAATTATTGAGAGTGAATAA
- a CDS encoding RNA polymerase sigma factor: MYELDEKVLINNAKKGDLNAFEQLIENYEVKVYNIALQMLKNEEDAKDASQEALIKVYKNLNKFDGRSSFSTWIYRVTVNASLDYIRKKKSHKDHQNLSLDENIEVKESVESVTEAMPEKTLLQKERAQHIYKAMELLKQEQKTIIVLRDINGLSYKEISEIVGTSEGTVKSRLNRARKKLRELLMDMELFKKECV, encoded by the coding sequence TTGTACGAGTTAGATGAAAAGGTATTAATTAATAATGCTAAGAAAGGCGATTTGAACGCTTTTGAACAACTCATTGAGAATTATGAAGTAAAGGTATATAACATAGCACTTCAGATGTTGAAAAATGAAGAAGATGCGAAGGATGCATCACAGGAAGCACTAATAAAGGTATACAAGAACTTAAATAAATTTGATGGAAGATCATCGTTTTCTACGTGGATATACCGCGTTACAGTAAATGCTTCTCTAGATTATATAAGAAAGAAAAAAAGTCATAAAGATCATCAGAATTTGTCGTTGGACGAAAATATTGAAGTAAAAGAATCTGTTGAATCTGTCACTGAAGCCATGCCTGAAAAGACGCTATTACAAAAGGAACGTGCTCAACATATTTATAAGGCCATGGAACTTTTGAAGCAAGAACAAAAGACCATAATCGTTCTAAGAGATATCAATGGGTTAAGTTATAAGGAAATCTCAGAGATAGTCGGTACCTCTGAGGGGACAGTTAAATCAAGACTCAATAGAGCCCGGAAAAAGCTAAGAGAACTTTTAATGGACATGGAACTTTTTAAGAAAGAGTGCGTCTAA
- the rsgA gene encoding ribosome small subunit-dependent GTPase A produces the protein MMPEDEKGIPARIIAVHKERYELICKYGQTYGRLKASSYYKEQHEIFPTTGDFVFIQYNESGDSQIIKTLERKSKFSRNDFSGHAVEYVKTVKEQVVASNFDYVFIMASLNHDFNLKRIERYLTLAWQSGGIPVIVLTKLDLVDNYTEQTRAVEKIAASVGVFAVSAKTGHGINLLSDYLRPGKTIVLLGSSGVGKSSLVNVLAGEEIMVVNDIREDDSRGRHTTTHRQLIMLSSGAMIIDTPGMRELGMWNINVGLNEAFTDVESYFARCKFSDCRHKSEPGCAIKQAIEIGELSEERWNSYLQIKSEAQFVNNKARCLREKDARNKSIAMWNKKKKRKG, from the coding sequence ATGATGCCGGAAGATGAAAAGGGTATCCCAGCTCGTATTATAGCAGTGCACAAAGAACGTTATGAACTTATCTGCAAATATGGGCAAACATATGGTAGATTAAAAGCAAGTTCATACTACAAAGAGCAACATGAGATTTTTCCTACAACTGGAGATTTTGTTTTTATTCAATATAATGAGAGTGGTGACAGCCAAATTATAAAAACTCTAGAGCGAAAATCAAAGTTTTCACGTAATGATTTCTCAGGTCATGCAGTCGAATATGTTAAAACAGTTAAAGAACAGGTTGTTGCTTCAAATTTTGATTATGTGTTTATTATGGCATCGTTAAACCATGATTTCAATCTTAAACGAATAGAGCGCTATCTAACTCTTGCTTGGCAAAGCGGTGGTATTCCTGTGATAGTCCTTACTAAATTAGACTTAGTGGATAATTACACAGAGCAAACGCGAGCTGTTGAAAAGATAGCAGCCAGCGTCGGTGTTTTTGCTGTGAGTGCTAAAACGGGTCATGGTATTAACTTGCTATCTGACTACTTAAGACCAGGTAAAACTATAGTATTACTTGGCTCTAGTGGTGTGGGAAAATCAAGTCTTGTAAATGTACTTGCAGGAGAAGAGATAATGGTGGTCAATGATATTCGTGAGGATGATAGCCGTGGACGCCACACAACAACACACCGACAGCTTATTATGCTATCAAGTGGAGCAATGATTATTGATACCCCAGGTATGCGAGAACTTGGCATGTGGAATATTAATGTTGGCCTTAATGAAGCATTTACAGACGTGGAAAGCTATTTTGCTAGATGCAAGTTTTCTGATTGTAGGCATAAAAGTGAGCCGGGCTGTGCCATTAAACAAGCTATTGAGATTGGGGAACTTTCAGAAGAGCGTTGGAATAGCTATTTACAAATTAAATCAGAAGCACAGTTTGTAAATAACAAGGCAAGATGTTTACGTGAAAAAGATGCCCGAAATAAATCTATAGCAATGTGGAATAAAAAGAAGAAAAGAAAAGGATGA
- a CDS encoding multinuclear nonheme iron-dependent oxidase gives MKLACNYYIETEELVKAKLIDIDYFKFPSLGFQAPILDDLDLYEEFLNEKKQIKPFIIHGLYPSPHNVCSPSFKEELRTDIIQRIIDQSETPGISLHFDGAEEDASRDEIIEIAVDNLIFLKETFKEVEFIAIENVEKSRSPFLSDPEVISKVVKRADINFLLDISHAIWSSNYRKEEFFTYINKLPLDKVYEIHINGWAEKNDDLMCHIKIGDDGYKILQYLLRRCSPEIITLEYGRHNDRIGIGCPVMKPDSINEKAKEEIIEQVSKLREIIRR, from the coding sequence GTGAAACTAGCATGCAATTATTATATAGAAACTGAGGAACTTGTCAAAGCTAAATTAATTGATATTGATTATTTCAAATTCCCTTCATTAGGGTTTCAAGCTCCAATTCTTGATGACTTAGATCTTTATGAAGAATTTCTTAATGAAAAGAAGCAAATAAAACCGTTTATTATACATGGTCTATACCCATCACCGCATAATGTATGTTCACCCAGCTTTAAAGAAGAGTTAAGGACTGATATTATCCAGAGAATTATAGATCAATCCGAAACACCAGGAATATCACTTCATTTTGATGGAGCAGAAGAAGATGCATCCCGTGATGAGATTATTGAAATAGCGGTAGATAATCTTATATTTCTAAAAGAAACATTTAAGGAAGTAGAATTTATAGCAATTGAAAACGTAGAAAAAAGTAGATCACCTTTTTTATCAGATCCAGAGGTCATTTCAAAAGTTGTCAAGAGAGCTGATATAAACTTCTTGCTTGATATTAGTCATGCCATCTGGTCATCCAATTATAGAAAAGAAGAGTTTTTTACATATATAAATAAGTTGCCTTTGGATAAGGTGTATGAAATACATATCAACGGGTGGGCAGAAAAAAATGATGACCTTATGTGCCATATCAAAATTGGAGATGATGGATACAAGATTCTTCAATATTTACTTAGAAGATGTTCTCCTGAAATAATAACTCTTGAATATGGTAGACATAATGATAGGATAGGTATTGGCTGTCCAGTCATGAAGCCCGATAGCATCAATGAAAAAGCTAAAGAGGAAATCATTGAACAAGTCAGTAAGTTGAGAGAAATTATACGAAGATGA
- a CDS encoding DeoR/GlpR family DNA-binding transcription regulator: MFIEERHQTILNIIKEHGRITIGEIQEKFNISVDSARRDLRLLEEKGLLKRTRGGAIPIAQVGIMPPRRRDMKKMESYDNYDSIAKKGTELIKENDIVYLTSGSMGFIMLKYLPKDIRYTLVLNSPSLANELKYWDNLTVYMIGGKMRMHATTSIVDSFATAFVKSMHFDVCLMTAAGVDADFGVSNGTDETATFQRAIIENTRKSILLLPHHKIGFKAFIKVCDVNKFDTLITDWDALEEELIKIQETGVDVIVTKKE, from the coding sequence ATGTTTATCGAAGAACGTCATCAAACTATTTTAAACATTATTAAAGAACATGGAAGAATTACAATTGGAGAAATTCAAGAAAAATTTAATATTTCTGTTGATTCTGCAAGACGTGATTTAAGACTTTTAGAGGAAAAAGGATTGCTAAAGAGAACGCGAGGGGGAGCAATCCCAATCGCGCAAGTTGGTATCATGCCACCTCGCCGTAGAGATATGAAAAAGATGGAGTCATATGATAATTATGATTCCATAGCAAAAAAAGGGACAGAATTAATAAAAGAAAATGATATTGTTTATTTAACAAGTGGATCAATGGGTTTTATTATGCTCAAATATCTTCCAAAGGATATAAGATACACTTTAGTTCTTAATTCACCAAGTCTTGCTAATGAGTTAAAATATTGGGATAATCTAACCGTCTATATGATAGGTGGCAAAATGAGAATGCATGCTACCACTTCTATTGTTGATAGTTTTGCCACAGCATTTGTAAAAAGCATGCATTTTGATGTATGTCTCATGACTGCAGCAGGAGTAGATGCGGATTTTGGTGTTTCTAATGGAACAGATGAAACAGCAACCTTCCAAAGAGCTATTATAGAAAATACTAGGAAGAGTATTTTATTATTACCTCATCATAAAATTGGATTTAAAGCTTTTATAAAGGTTTGTGACGTAAACAAATTTGACACTTTAATAACAGATTGGGATGCTCTAGAGGAAGAGTTGATAAAAATTCAAGAAACAGGTGTAGATGTCATCGTTACTAAAAAGGAATAA
- the lepB gene encoding signal peptidase I, which translates to MTINGLIKEISELMLTVITALIIAFFVQAEVLASTEVHESSMENTLFENQRLFIDRVSYKVTSPQRGDIIVFNEESSEGFWSSDIGILLEDYITKFNGEEQRLRYVKRVIGIPGDEVDIRDGKVYINGEISYEAYTLGDTRSRELEFPCTVPENKLLVLGDNREISKDSRDFGLIDFNNIEGKAFIRYWPLDEVDLLN; encoded by the coding sequence ATGACGATAAACGGACTTATAAAAGAAATATCTGAATTAATGCTGACTGTGATAACAGCATTGATTATTGCTTTTTTTGTTCAGGCGGAAGTTTTAGCATCAACAGAAGTCCATGAATCATCAATGGAAAATACTCTTTTTGAAAATCAACGATTATTTATTGATAGGGTAAGCTATAAAGTTACCTCCCCTCAGCGAGGAGATATTATCGTATTTAATGAAGAAAGTAGTGAAGGATTTTGGAGCAGTGACATTGGTATCCTATTAGAAGATTACATTACGAAATTTAATGGAGAAGAACAGAGGTTGCGTTATGTAAAAAGGGTTATCGGAATTCCAGGTGATGAAGTTGACATCCGTGACGGCAAGGTCTATATCAATGGAGAAATATCTTATGAAGCCTATACCCTAGGTGATACTAGAAGTAGAGAATTAGAATTTCCATGCACTGTACCGGAGAATAAACTATTGGTATTAGGAGATAATCGAGAAATAAGTAAGGATAGTAGAGATTTTGGTTTGATAGATTTTAATAACATAGAAGGTAAGGCTTTTATACGATATTGGCCATTAGATGAAGTTGATTTACTTAATTAG
- a CDS encoding GNAT family N-acetyltransferase, producing MSVEELMKNLPVIETERVLLRKVSEEDVADIFEYASNPNVARYASWSNHNTLEDSKRVVDYYVNAYKSHSCLIWGVVNKSDNKLIGTAGYVNINQNSCRGEIGYTLNEAFWGKGYASEIARKLVDFGFSSMHLHRIEGICHVDNHPSVRVMEKVGMEFEGILRGYNKKEDNFYDVKLYAILKEIE from the coding sequence ATGTCAGTGGAAGAACTAATGAAGAATTTGCCTGTAATAGAAACTGAAAGAGTGTTATTAAGAAAAGTATCTGAGGAAGATGTTGCAGATATTTTTGAGTATGCTTCAAATCCTAATGTAGCTAGGTATGCATCTTGGAGTAATCATAATACTCTTGAGGATTCAAAAAGGGTGGTAGACTATTATGTCAATGCCTATAAAAGTCATTCTTGCTTAATATGGGGTGTGGTGAATAAGAGTGATAATAAACTCATTGGAACTGCTGGTTATGTAAATATTAATCAAAATTCATGCAGAGGTGAAATAGGCTACACATTGAATGAGGCGTTTTGGGGAAAAGGTTATGCCTCTGAGATAGCTAGAAAACTCGTTGATTTTGGGTTTTCTTCAATGCATTTACATAGAATAGAAGGAATATGTCATGTTGATAATCATCCTTCAGTTAGGGTTATGGAAAAGGTCGGAATGGAATTTGAGGGAATATTAAGAGGTTATAATAAGAAAGAAGATAACTTTTATGATGTTAAGTTATATGCTATCTTAAAAGAAATTGAATAA
- a CDS encoding YybH family protein, producing the protein MEFKDTLELHLQSIKDKNLDIFLSTVSKEEVVLIMPDGNIIDEKEKFESFHQDWFMDEDWSLHYELLKVIESVDMCSALLKINYRDCDPEGQPIKINYYLNLVFKKFKDQWLLVFDQNTFFK; encoded by the coding sequence ATGGAATTTAAAGATACTTTAGAATTACATCTACAGTCTATAAAAGATAAGAACTTAGATATATTTTTATCAACGGTTAGTAAAGAAGAAGTAGTTTTAATTATGCCTGATGGTAATATTATTGATGAAAAAGAGAAGTTTGAATCTTTTCATCAAGACTGGTTTATGGACGAGGATTGGAGTCTGCATTATGAACTATTAAAAGTTATCGAGAGTGTAGATATGTGTTCAGCCTTGCTCAAAATCAATTATAGAGATTGTGATCCAGAAGGTCAACCTATTAAGATCAATTACTATTTAAACTTAGTTTTCAAGAAATTTAAAGATCAATGGTTATTAGTCTTTGATCAAAATACTTTCTTTAAATAA
- a CDS encoding YciI family protein has product MSKGEIYYIRTDNKVEGKKVERSDYDAHIRYLEGVAKSRYFKGGGFKNKDGGMIIFKADSMEEAKLICDGDPLINRKLYTYELVEWEIVIG; this is encoded by the coding sequence ATGAGTAAAGGTGAGATTTACTATATTAGAACGGATAATAAAGTTGAAGGTAAAAAGGTTGAAAGAAGTGACTATGATGCACATATAAGATACTTAGAGGGAGTAGCTAAAAGTAGATATTTTAAAGGTGGTGGATTTAAGAACAAAGATGGCGGCATGATTATTTTTAAAGCAGATAGTATGGAGGAAGCAAAGCTAATCTGTGATGGAGATCCATTGATTAATAGAAAGTTATATACTTACGAATTAGTTGAGTGGGAGATAGTAATTGGTTAA
- a CDS encoding flavodoxin family protein: MNILLISGSPRKKGNTEMLLEFCSQEVEIRGIKTDLVCLSDKIIHHCKGCNKCRDRDNCILQDDFNRLYRQVLDYDGLVIGTPVYVGMPTSLIMAFIQRLTMVAFNNGRSLSGKFGGGFAIGGEAGQLAAITDLIKFFLVNNMVVIGSDYWNIGFATKKGDIMENDKSLKYIENFAENLLNHVKLMEG; this comes from the coding sequence ATGAATATTCTTTTGATAAGCGGGTCGCCAAGGAAAAAAGGAAATACAGAAATGTTATTAGAGTTTTGTAGTCAAGAGGTAGAAATTAGAGGTATTAAGACAGATTTAGTTTGCTTATCTGATAAAATCATTCATCATTGTAAGGGGTGTAATAAATGTAGGGATAGGGATAACTGTATTCTACAAGATGATTTTAACAGACTATATAGGCAAGTACTAGACTATGATGGTTTAGTTATTGGAACACCTGTTTACGTTGGTATGCCAACATCTTTAATAATGGCATTCATTCAAAGATTAACAATGGTTGCATTTAATAATGGTAGATCCTTATCCGGAAAATTCGGAGGTGGATTTGCTATTGGTGGAGAAGCGGGTCAATTAGCAGCAATAACTGATTTAATTAAATTCTTTTTAGTAAATAACATGGTGGTAATAGGGTCGGATTATTGGAATATAGGTTTTGCTACAAAAAAAGGCGATATAATGGAGAATGATAAAAGTTTAAAATATATTGAAAATTTTGCTGAAAATCTTTTGAATCATGTGAAATTAATGGAGGGCTGA
- a CDS encoding NUDIX hydrolase, producing MIEATSCGGVVIYHGKILLLYKNYKHRYFGWVLPKGTVEPGEDFSQTAIREVKEEAGADAKIIKYIGKSQYSFQGSNDVIVKNVHWYLMKSDSFYCKPQREEYFMDAGYYKFHEAYHLLKFNDERQIMEKAYKEYMSMRKSYMWKYKK from the coding sequence ATGATAGAAGCGACAAGTTGTGGAGGGGTGGTAATCTATCACGGTAAGATACTCCTTTTATATAAAAATTATAAACACCGATATTTTGGTTGGGTTTTGCCTAAAGGAACTGTTGAACCTGGTGAGGATTTTAGTCAGACAGCAATTAGAGAAGTAAAAGAGGAAGCTGGAGCAGATGCAAAAATTATAAAGTATATAGGTAAAAGTCAATACTCGTTTCAAGGTAGTAATGATGTAATCGTAAAAAATGTGCATTGGTATCTAATGAAATCTGATAGTTTTTATTGCAAGCCTCAGAGAGAAGAATACTTCATGGATGCAGGTTATTATAAATTCCATGAAGCCTATCATTTGCTAAAATTTAATGATGAACGACAAATCATGGAAAAGGCTTATAAAGAGTATATGAGCATGCGTAAAAGCTATATGTGGAAGTATAAAAAATGA
- a CDS encoding peptidoglycan D,D-transpeptidase FtsI family protein has translation MSTKPQNKIKAIFYLLFLALIIYLIYIVMEVDIEAGENQYNPRLSIREDEMIRGSILDKDGIVLAMSTEIGERYYPQNQEFFHVVGYNAPIKTGLESSANRYLVPSKSIFDDIRDKLNNSTPRGYDVVATLDIQLQQLAYEALGSYNGAVLIIEPTTGKILTMVSKPSPNPNEVLNGWTELNDSDNSPLLNRTTQGLYPPGSTFKIIPALAMIKDNSWQSYTYTCEGFDVFNHDRIACFDEKAHGLENTLHAFTVSCNTFFAHVGNSLGAEKLLEVSEQLMFNQPLDLPFVTSISTVGYSSGMSGEELAETSIGQGKNLVTPLQMAIITCGIANGGIVYTPYVIDYVVDRNNINKDDDDKIVEKFTPSIYKTIMTPEEAIALQELLRSVVVEGTGQKVDIGDENIKIYGKTGTAQNETPNDHSWFIGYSESGDSDIVITVIVEEGGNSSSTAIPIAHQLFDAYYH, from the coding sequence ATGAGCACGAAACCACAAAACAAAATTAAAGCTATATTCTATTTATTGTTTTTAGCACTTATTATCTATTTGATTTATATCGTAATGGAAGTAGATATTGAAGCAGGTGAAAACCAATATAATCCTCGTTTATCCATACGAGAGGATGAAATGATCAGAGGTAGTATCTTGGACAAGGACGGAATTGTTTTGGCAATGAGTACTGAGATTGGTGAACGTTATTATCCTCAAAATCAAGAGTTTTTCCATGTTGTTGGGTATAATGCTCCAATTAAAACAGGTCTTGAGTCATCAGCTAATAGGTACCTTGTTCCAAGCAAAAGTATATTTGATGATATTCGTGATAAACTAAATAATAGTACACCAAGAGGTTATGATGTTGTGGCAACATTGGATATTCAACTCCAACAATTAGCTTATGAAGCATTAGGAAGTTATAACGGAGCAGTTTTAATCATTGAACCTACTACTGGCAAGATTCTTACCATGGTTTCAAAACCATCTCCAAATCCTAATGAAGTACTTAATGGATGGACGGAGCTCAATGATAGTGATAATTCACCATTACTTAATAGAACAACACAAGGATTATATCCACCAGGCTCGACATTCAAAATAATCCCTGCTTTAGCCATGATCAAAGATAACAGCTGGCAAAGTTATACGTATACATGTGAAGGATTTGACGTATTTAACCATGATCGAATTGCTTGTTTCGATGAAAAGGCTCACGGTTTAGAAAATACGCTTCATGCTTTTACTGTTTCATGTAATACCTTTTTTGCTCATGTGGGTAATAGTTTGGGAGCTGAAAAACTACTTGAAGTCAGTGAGCAACTTATGTTTAACCAACCTTTAGATTTACCTTTTGTCACAAGTATAAGTACAGTTGGGTACTCCTCTGGTATGTCGGGAGAAGAGTTGGCAGAAACATCTATAGGACAAGGAAAAAACTTGGTTACTCCTTTGCAAATGGCTATAATCACTTGTGGGATAGCAAATGGTGGAATAGTATACACGCCTTATGTAATAGACTATGTAGTAGATAGAAATAATATTAATAAAGATGACGATGATAAGATTGTAGAAAAGTTTACTCCTTCAATCTATAAAACCATTATGACACCTGAAGAAGCTATTGCTTTACAGGAACTCCTCAGAAGTGTAGTTGTTGAAGGAACAGGGCAAAAAGTTGATATTGGTGATGAGAATATCAAAATATATGGTAAGACTGGAACAGCTCAAAATGAAACACCAAATGATCATTCGTGGTTTATCGGTTACTCAGAATCTGGAGATTCAGACATTGTAATAACAGTAATCGTTGAAGAAGGTGGAAATTCGTCGAGTACTGCCATACCTATTGCTCATCAATTATTTGATGCTTACTATCATTAG
- a CDS encoding FtsW/RodA/SpoVE family cell cycle protein, with translation MNIFFDALVAISRYLFPILILFTLILVVIDLKREEKSRKSVIWQQLCIILYTLLGLLILYVNSRNNNSNIKETFIGQIFMYYVPYLLVVFFVMDLKLKKINHSLLNLCILLLSTGIIFLARLDYMLAYQQVIWIIISSFALIVCILFLRIPLKFHRFSILYGIAGVVMLVLPFYFGEDILGATNWVVIGDFTFQPSEFVKIILIFFLASTYRKVITMRKFMIGSIVSGCFVLVLVLQNDLGGALIYMMIYLFMTYLYLEKDIFLIGGLSAVSLCAYLSYMLFGHVQVRVEAWMNPWENISTSGYQIAQSLFAISEGGWFGTGLTLGMPGYIPIVTTDFIYAAISEEMGLIVAIEIICIYLLIFYCITHAPSKRKFDQLISYGIAIAIMFQVFLIIGGVIKFIPVTGVTLPLVSYGGSSILASLIMIAVIESIYLKGEINEHETTKQN, from the coding sequence ATGAATATTTTTTTTGATGCGCTTGTAGCTATTAGCCGCTATTTATTTCCCATATTGATTCTATTCACATTGATTCTAGTTGTAATCGATTTAAAGAGAGAAGAGAAAAGTAGAAAAAGCGTTATTTGGCAACAATTGTGCATCATATTATATACACTTTTGGGTCTTTTAATCCTTTATGTTAATAGCAGAAATAATAATTCAAATATCAAGGAGACTTTCATAGGACAGATTTTTATGTATTATGTTCCTTATTTATTGGTTGTTTTTTTTGTCATGGACTTAAAATTGAAAAAGATAAACCATAGTTTATTAAATCTGTGTATTCTACTCTTATCAACTGGAATTATTTTTTTAGCTCGTTTAGATTATATGCTGGCTTATCAACAAGTCATTTGGATTATCATATCAAGTTTTGCTTTAATTGTATGTATACTTTTTTTAAGGATTCCCTTGAAATTTCATAGGTTTAGTATTCTTTATGGTATAGCTGGCGTAGTTATGCTAGTGTTACCTTTTTATTTTGGCGAAGATATACTTGGTGCAACTAACTGGGTTGTCATTGGCGATTTTACTTTCCAACCTTCGGAATTTGTTAAAATAATATTGATTTTCTTTTTAGCTTCAACCTATCGGAAAGTCATTACTATGAGAAAATTCATGATTGGAAGTATTGTTTCGGGATGCTTTGTTCTTGTACTTGTTTTACAGAATGATCTTGGTGGGGCCTTGATTTATATGATGATTTATCTTTTCATGACTTATCTCTATTTGGAAAAGGATATCTTTTTAATAGGAGGATTAAGTGCTGTTTCCCTATGTGCATACCTATCGTATATGTTATTTGGGCATGTACAAGTTAGGGTAGAAGCATGGATGAATCCTTGGGAAAATATTTCAACAAGTGGGTATCAGATAGCTCAATCCCTTTTTGCAATTTCTGAAGGAGGTTGGTTTGGTACAGGGTTAACCTTAGGTATGCCTGGATACATACCTATAGTAACAACGGATTTTATATACGCTGCTATTAGTGAGGAAATGGGACTTATTGTTGCCATCGAAATAATCTGCATATATTTGTTGATATTCTATTGTATTACACATGCACCATCAAAAAGAAAATTTGATCAATTAATTAGTTATGGAATAGCTATAGCCATTATGTTTCAAGTATTTCTGATTATTGGTGGGGTTATTAAATTTATACCGGTGACAGGTGTTACCCTCCCACTTGTAAGTTATGGAGGCAGTTCGATACTTGCTTCCCTGATTATGATAGCCGTTATAGAAAGTATCTATTTAAAAGGTGAGATTAATGAGCACGAAACCACAAAACAAAATTAA